In a genomic window of Gossypium arboreum isolate Shixiya-1 chromosome 7, ASM2569848v2, whole genome shotgun sequence:
- the LOC108454861 gene encoding nucleobase-ascorbate transporter 12: MSSSDPKTRPKPVTRPPAPVPPSSWAKRTGFKPKFSGETNASDSGQIALPPRSRENENQPDLEAGRARPVPPVVNGEQPVSEKGPAEKDQSVKKRREADGTNKGSSAAAANGHTVNNGAAPQPQQPTRRPSRNEDVVDVLPQNVDDEGFVGRHSHMKYELRDTPGLVPIGLYGFQHYLSMLGSLILIPLVIVPAMGGTYEDTANVVSTVLFVSGVTTLLHSFFGSRLPLIQGSSFVFLAPALAIINSPEFRGLNGNNFKHIMKELQGAIIIASAFQALLGYSGLMSLFLRLINPVVVAPTVAAVGLSFYSYGFPQVGNCLEIGAVQILLVIIFSLYLRKISVLGHRIFLIYAVPLGLVITWAAAFLLTEAGVYSYKGCDTNIPSSNIVSEHCRKHVSRMKHCRVDTSHAFKSSPWFRFPYPLQWGTPVFHWKMAIVMCVVSIIASVDSVGSYHGSSLLVSSRPPTPGVVSRGIGLEGLSSILAGLWGTGTGSTTLTENVHTIAVTKMGSRRAVELGACVLIVLSLVGKVGGFIASIPEVMVAALLCFMWAMLAALGLSNLRYSEAGSSRNIIIVGLSLFFSLSIPAYFQQYGISPNSNLSVPSYFQPYIVTSHGPFRTKYEGVNYIMNTLLSLHMVIAFIVAVILDNTVPGSRQERGVYVWSESEAARREPAVVKDYELPFRVGRIFRWVKWVGL; the protein is encoded by the exons atGTCGAGTTCTGACCCCAAAACCCGACCCAAACCTGTAACACGGCCTCCTGCTCCCGTTCCACCTTCATCTTGGGCAAAGAGAACTGGGTTTAAGCCTAAATTCTCCGGGGAAACAAATGCAAGTGACTCCGGTCAAATAGCTTTGCCTCCGAGGTCTAGAGAGAATGAGAACCAACCTGATCTTGAAGCGGGTCGGGCTCGGCCAGTACCACCGGTTGTGAATGGGGAGCAGCCGGTGAGTGAGAAGGGTCCAGCAGAGAAGGATCAGTCGGTGAAGAAGAGGAGGGAGGCGGATGGGACGAATAAAGGGAGCTCAGCTGCCGCTGCTAACGGACATACAGTTAATAATGGGGCGGCGCCACAGCCGCAGCAGCCGACTAGGAGGCCTTCTAGGAATGAGGATGTGGTGGATGTATTGCCACAGAATGTGGATGATGAAGGCTTCGTTGGAAGGCACTCACATATGAAATATGAGCTTAGAGATACTCCTGGTCTTG ttcCTATTGGTCTTTATGGATTCCAGCACTATCTTTCTATGTTGGGTTCATTGATTCTTATTCCACTCGTAATAGTCCCTGCAATGGGTGGCACTTAT GAGGATACTGCAAATGTGGTGTCGACGGTGCTCTTTGTGTCTGGAGTGACCACACTATTGCATTCCTTCTTTGGGTCACGGTTGCCTCTGATACAAGGTTCATCATTTGTTTTCCTGGCTCCTGCATTAGCGATAATCAACTCTCCAGAGTTTCGAGGACTAAATGGAAAT AACTTCAAGCATATTATGAAGGAGTTGCAAGGTGCAATTATCATAGCTTCAGCTTTTCAGGCGTTACTTGGTTATAGTGGACTAATGTCATTATTCTTGAG gttAATCAATCCTGTAGTCGTTGCACCTACTGTTGCAGCTGTTGGACTTTCTTTTTATAGTTATGGTTTTCCACAAGTGGGGAACTGTCTTGAGATTGGTGCTGTGCAGATATTGTTGGTTATTATTTTTTCTCTT TATCTTCGTAAGATATCTGTTCTCGGCCATCGCATATTTCTAATATATGCG GTCCCATTGGGCCTTGTAATCACATGGGCAGCTGCTTTTCTTCTCACTGAGGCAGGAGTCTATAGCTATAAAGGCTGTGATACCAATATACCTTCCTCAAATATAGTATCAGAGCATTGCAGAAAGCATGTTTCGAGGATGAAGCATTGTAGGGTTGATACATCACATGCGTTCAAATCTTCCCCATGGTTTAGGTTTCCTTATCCATTACAATGGGGAACTCCTGTCTTCCACTGGAAAATGGCCATTGTTATGTGTGTGGTTTCAATAATTGCCTCAGTAGATTCG GTTGGCTCATACCATGGGTCATCATTGCTGGTGTCATCCAGACCTCCAACTCCCGGTGTTGTTAGCAGAGGAATTGGTCTTGAAGGTCTATCCAGTATATTAGCTGGTCTCTGGGGTACAGGAACAGGATCTACAACGCTAACTGAAAATGTGCATACAATTGCAGTAACTAAGATGGGAAGCCGCAGGGCTGTTGAATTGGGCGCATGCGTTTTGATAGTCTTATCCCTTGTAG GTAAAGTTGGAGGTTTTATTGCTTCAATTCCTGAAGTCATGGTTGCGGCTCTCCTGTGCTTCATGTGGGCGATGCTTGCAGCTTTAGGTTTGTCAAATCTACGTTATAGTGAGGCGGGAAGCTCTCGGAATATCATAATAGTTGGATTATCTTTATTTTTCTCCCTCTCGATACCAGCTTACTTTCAGCAGTATGGCATCTCTCCGAATTCCAACTTGTCCGTTCCAAGTTATTTTCAACCATATATTGTGACATCACATGGGCCTTTCCGCACTAAATATGAAGGG GTAAATTACATTATGAACACATTGCTATCATTACACATGGTAATAGCTTTCATTGTGGCTGTTATACTCGACAACACTGTACCTGGAAGCAGGCAAGAACGTGGGGTTTACGTATGGTCTGAGTCTGAGGCTGCAAGAAGGGAACCAGCAGTCGTCAAAGATTACGAGTTGCCTTTCCGGGTCGGTCGGATCTTCAGATGGGTAAAATGGGTTGGTCTTTGA